One Vanessa atalanta chromosome 8, ilVanAtal1.2, whole genome shotgun sequence genomic window carries:
- the LOC125065776 gene encoding alpha-(1,3)-fucosyltransferase C-like isoform X1 has protein sequence MRCNLTIKTFFFISTLTMLIFLYLSLKEIKSTNLSLFNSKIQNVEDSMEKLIAKLEESKVIENFTANDIHKMKYILQWTSPNNVPFVYMGKGQKGFIDRNCSYINCFVTSDRNYLGDYTKFDVIAFAGPEIVRASKYTLPNKRSPHQKFAFASIESPDYYPVCSDHLNNFFNWTWTFKVNSDARWDYMVIRDSNNTIIGPNAEMHWLRLEQMDPVSNEFKEKLKTKTKAAAWFVSNCNSRSGREKYVRELNEQLKKYKLNVDIYGRCGPLKCSTEKHDECVKMIQTDYYFYLSFENSLAEDYVTEKLLTSLENDAVPIVFGAANYTRFMPDGMYLNARELSAEKLAEKMNDLILNPDLYVEYFRWKNHYSYHRRSESIETDDYCRFCSMLNERDLVNKISTYPNFRKWWDPPNRC, from the exons ATGAGGTGTAATTtgacaattaaaacttttttttttatatcaacattaacgatgttgatatttttgtatttatcattaaaagagATTAAAAGTACTAATCTCAGTTTATTCAACAGCAAGATACAGAATGTAGAAGATTCAATGGAAAAATTGATTGCTAAATTAGAAGAATCAAAAGTAATAGAGAATTTTACAGCAAATgatatacataaaatgaaatatatattgcaGTGGACATCCCCTAATAATGTTCCTTTTGTGTATATGGGAAAGGGACAGAAAGGGTTCATAGACAGGAATTGTAGTtacattaattgttttgttacgAGTGACCGAAATTATCTTGGCGATTATACAAAATTTGATGTAATTGCATTCGCAGGACCTGAAATAGTACGCGCATCTAAATATACATTACCAAACAAGAGATCCCCGCATCAGAAATTTGCATTTGCAAGTATAGAATCACCAGATTATTATCCAGTTTGTTCAGACCAtctaaataatttctttaactGGACTTGGACTTTCAAAGTTAATTCAGATGCTAGATGGGACTATATGGTCATTCGAGATTCAAATAATACTATCATAGGTCCAAATGCTGAAATGCATTGGTTAAGGCTGGAGCAAATGGATCCCGTTAGCAACGAATTCaaagaaaagttaaaaactaaaacaaaagcaGCGGCTTGGTTTGTCTCAAACTGTAATTCAAGGAGTGGAAGAGAAAAATATGTACGCGAATTAAATGAACAATTAAAGAAGTATAAACTGAATGTCGATATTTATGGTCGTTGCGGACCACTTAAGTGTTCTACTGAAAAGCACGATGAATGTGTAAAAATGATTCAAacggattattatttttatttatcatttgagAATTCGTTAGCTGAGGATTATGTGACTGAAAAATTATTAACGAGCTTAGAAAACGATGCTGTGCCAATTGTTTTCGGTGCTGCTAATTATACGag GTTCATGCCTGATGGTATGTATCTGAATGCAAGAGAATTAAGCGCTGAAAAGTTGGCTGAGAAAATGAACGACCTAATACTTAATCCTGATCTTTACGTGGAATACTTTAGATGGAAGAATCACTACTCGTATCATCGTAGATCAGAAAGCATAGAAACTGATGACTACTGTCGATTTTGTTCTATGCTGAACGAACGAGACTTGGTCAACAAAATTTCAACGTACCCTAATTTTAGGAAGTGGTGGGATCCTCCAAATCGTTGttga
- the LOC125065962 gene encoding uncharacterized protein LOC125065962 isoform X3 — protein sequence MAKRRIYNGVYKTSYSPRRRVNTSNQDHDEPLFIRNCLKYLWMFYSTVIDNCVSVVTFAVVIVLIFLLPVTNTHKTNELNEMKKVLDLMTEEVTRAEVACLVAAEDLCSLRCSIRDEETETSFRRQRRYETCQFLQAPDYSRSDRSPFKLKRKSVSFAVSSPSIETSRERKSL from the exons atggcGAAACGGCGTATTTATAACG GTGTCTACAAAACCTCTTACTCGCCTCGTCGAAGAGTCAATACAAGCAATCAAGATCACGACGAACCGTTATTCATTCGAAATTGCCTAAAATATCTATGGATGTTCTATTCCACTGTGATTGACAATTGTGTTTCTGTTGTAACTTTTGCCGTCGTTATCGTCTTGATTTTCCTCCTTCCCGTTACTAACACACACAAAACCAATGAATTGAATGAAATGAAGAAAGTTCTGGATTTAATGACG GAGGAAGTAACGCGTGCTGAAGTAGCATGTCTGGTTGCTGCCGAAGACCTTTGTAGCTTACGTTGCTCGATTCGTGACGAAGAAACGGAAACA TCATTTCGCAGACAAAGGAGGTACGAGACCTGTCAATTTCTACAAGCCCCGGATTACTCTCGAAGCGATCGGAGCCCGTTCAAGTTGAAAAGAAAATCAGTTTCTTTCGCCGTATCCTCTCCCTCCATAGAGACATCTCGAGAAAG gaaATCGCTATAA
- the LOC125065665 gene encoding alpha-(1,3)-fucosyltransferase C-like isoform X1 has translation MRCNLLVKPFFYLTTSLMLIFLYITFHNNIQWKQESDDKLISKLEKKNVEFSSVDGISEMKYILQWTSPNNIPFVYMGKGQKVFLDRHCIYNNCFVTSDKNYLGDYTKFDVIAFAGPETVHLPKESLPNKRSLHQKFVFASLESPDYYPVCSDNLDNFFNWTWTYKVNSDERWGYMVVRDSSNAIIGPNAEMHWLKWSEMDSVCDDFKEKLKTKTKAAAWFVSNCNSRSGREHFVNKLNKQLKKYDLNVDIYGRCGPLKCPRNKSRECVKMLEKDYYFYLSFENSFAEDYVTEKLLTSLNNNVVPIVFGAANYTRFMPDGMYLNARELGPVKLAEKMYELILNPDLYADYFKWRNHYSYHHKSESIETDEYCRFCSMLNDKELVQKITTYPNFRQWWDPPDRC, from the exons ATGAGGTGTAATTTGTtggtaaaaccttttttttatttaacaacgtCACTTATGTTAATCTTtctatatataacatttcataATAACATACAGTGGAAGCAAGAATCAGATGATAAATTGATATCCAAATTAGAAAAGAAAAACGTGGAATTTTCTTCCGTAGACGGCATATCTGAAAtgaaatacatattacaatgGACTTCACCTAATAACATTCCTTTCGTATATATGGGGAAAGGTCAAAAAGTGTTCTTAGATAGGCactgcatttataataattgttttgtgaCGAGTGACAAGAATTACCTTGGCGATTATACAAAATTTGATGTAATTGCATTTGCAGGACCAGAAACAGTGCACCTTCCTAAAGAATCGTTACCAAATAAGAGATCACTGCATCAGAAATTTGTATTTGCAAGTTTAGAATCGCCAGATTATTACCCAGTTTGTTCTGACAATTTAGATAATTTCTTTAACTGGACGTGGACTTACAAAGTTAACTCAGACGAAAGATGGGGCTATATGGTCGTGCGAGATTCAAGCAATGCAATTATAGGACCAAATGCGGAAATGCATTGGTTAAAATGGTCAGAAATGGATTCTGTTTGCGACGATTTCAAAGAAAAGTTAAAGACTAAAACGAAAGCAGCGGCTTGGTTTGTGTCCAACTGTAATTCCAGAAGTGGGAGAGAACATtttgtgaataaattaaataaacaattaaaaaagtatgacCTAAACGTAGATATTTATGGTCGCTGTGGGCCACTAAAGTGTCCCCGAAATAAAAGCAGAGAATGTGTCAAAATGCttgaaaaagattattatttttatttgtcatttgagAATTCGTTTGCCGAGGATTACGTGACTGAAAAATTATTAACcagcttaaataataatgttgtaccGATTGTATTCGGTGCTGCTAACTATACGAG ATTCATGCCAGATGGTATGTACCTCAATGCAAGAGAATTAGGCCCAGTAAAGTTGGCTGAAAAAATGTACGAGCTTATATTAAATCCAGATCTCTATGCGGATTACTTTAAATGGAGGAATCACTACTCGTATCATCATAAATCTGAAAGTATAGAAACCGACGAATATTGCAGATTTTGTTCAATGCTAAATGACAAAGAATTGGTCCAAAAAATCACGACTTATCCTAACTTTAGGCAATGGTGGGACCCTCCAGATCGTTGTTGA
- the LOC125065962 gene encoding uncharacterized protein LOC125065962 isoform X2 → MAKRRIYNGVYKTSYSPRRRVNTSNQDHDEPLFIRNCLKYLWMFYSTVIDNCVSVVTFAVVIVLIFLLPVTNTHKTNELNEMKKVLDLMTEEVTRAEVACLVAAEDLCSLRCSIRDEETETSFRRQRRYETCQFLQAPDYSRSDRSPFKLKRKSVSFAVSSPSIETSRERLGTCITKGA, encoded by the exons atggcGAAACGGCGTATTTATAACG GTGTCTACAAAACCTCTTACTCGCCTCGTCGAAGAGTCAATACAAGCAATCAAGATCACGACGAACCGTTATTCATTCGAAATTGCCTAAAATATCTATGGATGTTCTATTCCACTGTGATTGACAATTGTGTTTCTGTTGTAACTTTTGCCGTCGTTATCGTCTTGATTTTCCTCCTTCCCGTTACTAACACACACAAAACCAATGAATTGAATGAAATGAAGAAAGTTCTGGATTTAATGACG GAGGAAGTAACGCGTGCTGAAGTAGCATGTCTGGTTGCTGCCGAAGACCTTTGTAGCTTACGTTGCTCGATTCGTGACGAAGAAACGGAAACA TCATTTCGCAGACAAAGGAGGTACGAGACCTGTCAATTTCTACAAGCCCCGGATTACTCTCGAAGCGATCGGAGCCCGTTCAAGTTGAAAAGAAAATCAGTTTCTTTCGCCGTATCCTCTCCCTCCATAGAGACATCTCGAGAAAGGTTAGGCACATGTATAACAAAAGGCGCTTAG
- the LOC125065665 gene encoding alpha-(1,3)-fucosyltransferase C-like isoform X2, with protein sequence MRCNLLWKQESDDKLISKLEKKNVEFSSVDGISEMKYILQWTSPNNIPFVYMGKGQKVFLDRHCIYNNCFVTSDKNYLGDYTKFDVIAFAGPETVHLPKESLPNKRSLHQKFVFASLESPDYYPVCSDNLDNFFNWTWTYKVNSDERWGYMVVRDSSNAIIGPNAEMHWLKWSEMDSVCDDFKEKLKTKTKAAAWFVSNCNSRSGREHFVNKLNKQLKKYDLNVDIYGRCGPLKCPRNKSRECVKMLEKDYYFYLSFENSFAEDYVTEKLLTSLNNNVVPIVFGAANYTRFMPDGMYLNARELGPVKLAEKMYELILNPDLYADYFKWRNHYSYHHKSESIETDEYCRFCSMLNDKELVQKITTYPNFRQWWDPPDRC encoded by the exons ATGAGGTGTAATTTGTtg TGGAAGCAAGAATCAGATGATAAATTGATATCCAAATTAGAAAAGAAAAACGTGGAATTTTCTTCCGTAGACGGCATATCTGAAAtgaaatacatattacaatgGACTTCACCTAATAACATTCCTTTCGTATATATGGGGAAAGGTCAAAAAGTGTTCTTAGATAGGCactgcatttataataattgttttgtgaCGAGTGACAAGAATTACCTTGGCGATTATACAAAATTTGATGTAATTGCATTTGCAGGACCAGAAACAGTGCACCTTCCTAAAGAATCGTTACCAAATAAGAGATCACTGCATCAGAAATTTGTATTTGCAAGTTTAGAATCGCCAGATTATTACCCAGTTTGTTCTGACAATTTAGATAATTTCTTTAACTGGACGTGGACTTACAAAGTTAACTCAGACGAAAGATGGGGCTATATGGTCGTGCGAGATTCAAGCAATGCAATTATAGGACCAAATGCGGAAATGCATTGGTTAAAATGGTCAGAAATGGATTCTGTTTGCGACGATTTCAAAGAAAAGTTAAAGACTAAAACGAAAGCAGCGGCTTGGTTTGTGTCCAACTGTAATTCCAGAAGTGGGAGAGAACATtttgtgaataaattaaataaacaattaaaaaagtatgacCTAAACGTAGATATTTATGGTCGCTGTGGGCCACTAAAGTGTCCCCGAAATAAAAGCAGAGAATGTGTCAAAATGCttgaaaaagattattatttttatttgtcatttgagAATTCGTTTGCCGAGGATTACGTGACTGAAAAATTATTAACcagcttaaataataatgttgtaccGATTGTATTCGGTGCTGCTAACTATACGAG ATTCATGCCAGATGGTATGTACCTCAATGCAAGAGAATTAGGCCCAGTAAAGTTGGCTGAAAAAATGTACGAGCTTATATTAAATCCAGATCTCTATGCGGATTACTTTAAATGGAGGAATCACTACTCGTATCATCATAAATCTGAAAGTATAGAAACCGACGAATATTGCAGATTTTGTTCAATGCTAAATGACAAAGAATTGGTCCAAAAAATCACGACTTATCCTAACTTTAGGCAATGGTGGGACCCTCCAGATCGTTGTTGA
- the LOC125065776 gene encoding alpha-(1,3)-fucosyltransferase C-like isoform X2 yields the protein MSKIQNVEDSMEKLIAKLEESKVIENFTANDIHKMKYILQWTSPNNVPFVYMGKGQKGFIDRNCSYINCFVTSDRNYLGDYTKFDVIAFAGPEIVRASKYTLPNKRSPHQKFAFASIESPDYYPVCSDHLNNFFNWTWTFKVNSDARWDYMVIRDSNNTIIGPNAEMHWLRLEQMDPVSNEFKEKLKTKTKAAAWFVSNCNSRSGREKYVRELNEQLKKYKLNVDIYGRCGPLKCSTEKHDECVKMIQTDYYFYLSFENSLAEDYVTEKLLTSLENDAVPIVFGAANYTRFMPDGMYLNARELSAEKLAEKMNDLILNPDLYVEYFRWKNHYSYHRRSESIETDDYCRFCSMLNERDLVNKISTYPNFRKWWDPPNRC from the exons ATGAG CAAGATACAGAATGTAGAAGATTCAATGGAAAAATTGATTGCTAAATTAGAAGAATCAAAAGTAATAGAGAATTTTACAGCAAATgatatacataaaatgaaatatatattgcaGTGGACATCCCCTAATAATGTTCCTTTTGTGTATATGGGAAAGGGACAGAAAGGGTTCATAGACAGGAATTGTAGTtacattaattgttttgttacgAGTGACCGAAATTATCTTGGCGATTATACAAAATTTGATGTAATTGCATTCGCAGGACCTGAAATAGTACGCGCATCTAAATATACATTACCAAACAAGAGATCCCCGCATCAGAAATTTGCATTTGCAAGTATAGAATCACCAGATTATTATCCAGTTTGTTCAGACCAtctaaataatttctttaactGGACTTGGACTTTCAAAGTTAATTCAGATGCTAGATGGGACTATATGGTCATTCGAGATTCAAATAATACTATCATAGGTCCAAATGCTGAAATGCATTGGTTAAGGCTGGAGCAAATGGATCCCGTTAGCAACGAATTCaaagaaaagttaaaaactaaaacaaaagcaGCGGCTTGGTTTGTCTCAAACTGTAATTCAAGGAGTGGAAGAGAAAAATATGTACGCGAATTAAATGAACAATTAAAGAAGTATAAACTGAATGTCGATATTTATGGTCGTTGCGGACCACTTAAGTGTTCTACTGAAAAGCACGATGAATGTGTAAAAATGATTCAAacggattattatttttatttatcatttgagAATTCGTTAGCTGAGGATTATGTGACTGAAAAATTATTAACGAGCTTAGAAAACGATGCTGTGCCAATTGTTTTCGGTGCTGCTAATTATACGag GTTCATGCCTGATGGTATGTATCTGAATGCAAGAGAATTAAGCGCTGAAAAGTTGGCTGAGAAAATGAACGACCTAATACTTAATCCTGATCTTTACGTGGAATACTTTAGATGGAAGAATCACTACTCGTATCATCGTAGATCAGAAAGCATAGAAACTGATGACTACTGTCGATTTTGTTCTATGCTGAACGAACGAGACTTGGTCAACAAAATTTCAACGTACCCTAATTTTAGGAAGTGGTGGGATCCTCCAAATCGTTGttga
- the LOC125065777 gene encoding alpha-(1,3)-fucosyltransferase C-like: MKNNIFTKVVTYCFVTAIFWFLYKLFIDLKYTNDIPRVEIVIENRENVEIVTESDTKLELKYILQWTSPNNVPFVYMGKGRQGFIDRNCSFTNCFVTDNVSYLGDYTKFDVIAFAGPEVRFMTKQAFFDRLPKRRSPHQKYVFASIESAENYPVCSDSFDGFFNWTWTYRLDSDAQWGYIVIRDSTNRIVGPKKNMHWMKLEDMDPVSENLRIILRNKTKAAAWFISNCYSRSGREIFVQRLQKRLAKYDLEIDIYGECGSMECPRDRNDECNKLIEKDYYFYLSFENSFAEDYVTEKLLHPLKNNAVPIVYGGANYTRFMPNGIYLNARELGPEKLALKMYELIRDPEMYAGFFKWKNHYSYYGRHESIETNDYCRFCSMLNEEDLVNGTSVYEKFRSWWDPPSRC, from the exons atgaaaaacaatatttttactaaagtcGTTACATACTGTTTCGTAACTGCAATTTTctggtttttatataaattgtttattgatCTCAAATATACAAATGACATACCAAGAGTGGAAATTGTAATAGAAAATAGAGAAAATGTTGAAATTGTTACCGAAAGTGATACCAAATTGGAGctaaagtatattttgcaaTGGACATCACCAAATAATGTTCCATTCGTGTACATGGGTAAAGGACGGCAAGGATTTATAGACAGGAACTGTTCTTTCACCAACTGTTTCGTAACAGACAATGTATCATATCTAGGTGATTATACAAAATTTGATGTGATTGCATTTGCTGGGCCGGAAGTACGGTTTATGACGAAGCAAGCTTTTTTTGATCGCTTACCCAAAAGAAGATCACCACATCAGAAATATGTTTTTGCTAGTATCGAATCGGCGGAAAATTATCCAGTATGTTCTGATTCATTTGATGGCTTTTTTAATTGGACGTGGACTTATAGATTGGATTCCGATGCGCAATGGGGATATATTGTAATACGTGATTCTACTAATAGAATAGTGGgacctaaaaaaaatatgcattggATGAAATTAGAAGATATGGATCCTGTTAGtgaaaatttaagaataatattgagaaataaaacaaaagccgCTGCTTGGTTTATATCTAATTGTTATTCAAGAAGTGGACGAGAGATATTTGTTCAGAGATTACAAAAGCGGCTCGCGAAATACGACCTAGAAATTGATATTTATGGTGAATGTGGCTCTATGGAGTGTCCTCGTGATAGAAATGATGAATGCAATAAACTAATTgagaaagattattatttttatctctcaTTCGAAAATTCGTTTGCTGAAGATTATGTGACAGAAAAATTATTGCACCCATTAAAGAATAACGCAGTGCCAATTGTATACGGCGGAGCGAATTATAcgag GTTTATGCCTAATGGAATATATCTTAATGCAAGAGAGTTGGGTCCAGAAAAACTAGCTCTTAAAATGTACGAATTAATAAGAGATCCGGAAATGTATGCtggtttttttaaatggaaaaatCACTATTCTTATTACGGCAGACACGAGAGCATCGAAACGAATGACTATTGTAGATTCTGCTCTATGCTCAATGAAGAAGACTTGGTTAATGGAACATCGGTGTACGAGAAATTTCGAAGCTGGTGGGACCCGCCGAGTCGATGCTGA
- the LOC125065855 gene encoding uncharacterized protein LOC125065855 isoform X3 — translation MCSNRAIADSLECCMDDLVECFEDFVKKSLFVISFGVCLIIAMLAYILKVVKERPPIQNIIAEDAASAQYEIRDMEQKDDQALKNEFFSKFSQKDKQKDDILFPNESYVQTTTAVNTIPRLQTMPSYDERVLREIGFSSCSKSGCKRRFGNNNDVPSRVPIPNLTSSPPKYKSIHSILLSKHNISSSQLCSKTKRGSSCSICSNNDGDAQSR, via the exons ATGTGTTCAAACAGAGCCATTGCTGACAGTTTAGAATGCTGTATGGACGATTTGGTCGAATGTTTCGAAGACTTcgtaaaaaaatctctttttgtAATATCCTTTGGAGTTTGTTTAATAATCGCCATGCTTGCTTACATACTAAAAGTCGTCAAAGAACGTCCACCTATACAGAATATAATCGCag AAGATGCAGCCAGTGCTCAATATGAGATAAGGGATATGGAACAAAAAGATGATCAAGctttaaaaaacgaattttttagtaaattttctcAGAAGGATAAACAAAAAgacgatattttatttcctaatGAAAGCTATGTTCAGACAACAACAGCTGTTAATACTATTCCAAGACTTCAAACTATGCCAAGTTATGATGAACGAGTTTTAAGGGAAATTGGTTTTTCTTCGTGCTCcaaa TCTGGCTGTAAGAGACGGTTTGGTAATAACAACGATGTCCCTTCACG AGTACCGATACCAAATTTAACGTCATCACCTCCGAAGTACAAGTCAATACACTCAATACTTTTGAGTAAAc ataatatatcaTCGTCCCAATTATGTTCAAAAACTAAACGAGGTTCCAGCTGTTCGATTTGTAGCAATAACGATGGCGATGCACAGTCTCGTTGA
- the LOC125065859 gene encoding uncharacterized protein LOC125065859: protein MEYHNRRSRRGRGRTRVPMPFPVSRRPKQSFFTNFYNFFIMSSLVMIVYLMLDYHCNICSKKCDIYNITRGIHDITDNITHIKSSYSDLEKTLQKISFELPRIEGQIEVLEVLANTMERGDYAWNPKTHLPLPNVDVFLNTPEKTSVKGSDFGNSTKKGPKRRKNNRD, encoded by the exons ATGGAATACCACAACCGTAGAAGTCGTAGAGGAAGAGGGCGAACACGTGTACCTATGCCATTCCCTGTGTCGCGTCGCCcaaaacaatcattttttacCAATTTCTACAACTTCTTTATAATGTCAAGTCTAGTAATGATCGTGTATTTGATGCTTGACTATCATTGCAACATATGTAGCAAAAAATGTGACATCTATAATATAACCAGAGGAATCCATGATATTacg GATAACATTACCCACATCAAAAGTTCTTATTCTGATTTggaaaaaacattacaaaaaatttCATTTGAACTGCCGAGAATTGAAGGGCAAATTGAAGTTTTAGAAGTTTTGGCAAACACAATGGAAAGAGGTGATTACGCTTGGAATCCTAAAACACACTTACCTTTGCCTAATGTAGATGTATTTCTTAATACACCTGAAAAAACATCTGTAAAAGGTTCAGATTTTGGTAACTCAACGAAAAAAGGTCCAAAACGAAGAAAAAATAACAGGGATTGA
- the LOC125065962 gene encoding uncharacterized protein LOC125065962 isoform X1, with the protein MAKRRIYNGVYKTSYSPRRRVNTSNQDHDEPLFIRNCLKYLWMFYSTVIDNCVSVVTFAVVIVLIFLLPVTNTHKTNELNEMKKVLDLMTEEVTRAEVACLVAAEDLCSLRCSIRDEETETTKEVRDLSISTSPGLLSKRSEPVQVEKKISFFRRILSLHRDISRKEIAIMSIMYTDSFDS; encoded by the exons atggcGAAACGGCGTATTTATAACG GTGTCTACAAAACCTCTTACTCGCCTCGTCGAAGAGTCAATACAAGCAATCAAGATCACGACGAACCGTTATTCATTCGAAATTGCCTAAAATATCTATGGATGTTCTATTCCACTGTGATTGACAATTGTGTTTCTGTTGTAACTTTTGCCGTCGTTATCGTCTTGATTTTCCTCCTTCCCGTTACTAACACACACAAAACCAATGAATTGAATGAAATGAAGAAAGTTCTGGATTTAATGACG GAGGAAGTAACGCGTGCTGAAGTAGCATGTCTGGTTGCTGCCGAAGACCTTTGTAGCTTACGTTGCTCGATTCGTGACGAAGAAACGGAAACA ACAAAGGAGGTACGAGACCTGTCAATTTCTACAAGCCCCGGATTACTCTCGAAGCGATCGGAGCCCGTTCAAGTTGAAAAGAAAATCAGTTTCTTTCGCCGTATCCTCTCCCTCCATAGAGACATCTCGAGAAAG gaaATCGCTATAATGTCGATTATGTATACCGACTCATTCGACTCTTGA
- the LOC125065855 gene encoding uncharacterized protein LOC125065855 isoform X1 produces the protein MCSNRAIADSLECCMDDLVECFEDFVKKSLFVISFGVCLIIAMLAYILKVVKERPPIQNIIAETDHAVTEDAASAQYEIRDMEQKDDQALKNEFFSKFSQKDKQKDDILFPNESYVQTTTAVNTIPRLQTMPSYDERVLREIGFSSCSKSGCKRRFGNNNDVPSRVPIPNLTSSPPKYKSIHSILLSKHNISSSQLCSKTKRGSSCSICSNNDGDAQSR, from the exons ATGTGTTCAAACAGAGCCATTGCTGACAGTTTAGAATGCTGTATGGACGATTTGGTCGAATGTTTCGAAGACTTcgtaaaaaaatctctttttgtAATATCCTTTGGAGTTTGTTTAATAATCGCCATGCTTGCTTACATACTAAAAGTCGTCAAAGAACGTCCACCTATACAGAATATAATCGCag AAACAGATCATGCTGTTACAGAAGATGCAGCCAGTGCTCAATATGAGATAAGGGATATGGAACAAAAAGATGATCAAGctttaaaaaacgaattttttagtaaattttctcAGAAGGATAAACAAAAAgacgatattttatttcctaatGAAAGCTATGTTCAGACAACAACAGCTGTTAATACTATTCCAAGACTTCAAACTATGCCAAGTTATGATGAACGAGTTTTAAGGGAAATTGGTTTTTCTTCGTGCTCcaaa TCTGGCTGTAAGAGACGGTTTGGTAATAACAACGATGTCCCTTCACG AGTACCGATACCAAATTTAACGTCATCACCTCCGAAGTACAAGTCAATACACTCAATACTTTTGAGTAAAc ataatatatcaTCGTCCCAATTATGTTCAAAAACTAAACGAGGTTCCAGCTGTTCGATTTGTAGCAATAACGATGGCGATGCACAGTCTCGTTGA
- the LOC125065855 gene encoding uncharacterized protein LOC125065855 isoform X2 → MCSNRAIADSLECCMDDLVECFEDFVKKSLFVISFGVCLIIAMLAYILKVVKERPPIQNIIADHAVTEDAASAQYEIRDMEQKDDQALKNEFFSKFSQKDKQKDDILFPNESYVQTTTAVNTIPRLQTMPSYDERVLREIGFSSCSKSGCKRRFGNNNDVPSRVPIPNLTSSPPKYKSIHSILLSKHNISSSQLCSKTKRGSSCSICSNNDGDAQSR, encoded by the exons ATGTGTTCAAACAGAGCCATTGCTGACAGTTTAGAATGCTGTATGGACGATTTGGTCGAATGTTTCGAAGACTTcgtaaaaaaatctctttttgtAATATCCTTTGGAGTTTGTTTAATAATCGCCATGCTTGCTTACATACTAAAAGTCGTCAAAGAACGTCCACCTATACAGAATATAATCGCag ATCATGCTGTTACAGAAGATGCAGCCAGTGCTCAATATGAGATAAGGGATATGGAACAAAAAGATGATCAAGctttaaaaaacgaattttttagtaaattttctcAGAAGGATAAACAAAAAgacgatattttatttcctaatGAAAGCTATGTTCAGACAACAACAGCTGTTAATACTATTCCAAGACTTCAAACTATGCCAAGTTATGATGAACGAGTTTTAAGGGAAATTGGTTTTTCTTCGTGCTCcaaa TCTGGCTGTAAGAGACGGTTTGGTAATAACAACGATGTCCCTTCACG AGTACCGATACCAAATTTAACGTCATCACCTCCGAAGTACAAGTCAATACACTCAATACTTTTGAGTAAAc ataatatatcaTCGTCCCAATTATGTTCAAAAACTAAACGAGGTTCCAGCTGTTCGATTTGTAGCAATAACGATGGCGATGCACAGTCTCGTTGA